Within the Setaria viridis chromosome 3, Setaria_viridis_v4.0, whole genome shotgun sequence genome, the region AGGAATGAAACCACTAGCTCATTTGAAGAGTTTGGAGAGCGATGAAACAAGGAATGAAACCACTAGCTAGGTCAAATAACCCCACCAAGGCTGGTGAAAAAAAGTTGCACCTCAATGATATTGCTCGGAATTTAATTTTTGAATCTCTTAGCATTGTTGTGTTCAATAGAGTTTATGAGTTTCAAAGTGCACACAAAATTTGGACCACGCTCATAGAGCTCCGCAACGACGCGAGTGACGTTAAAGAGAAAAAATAGCTTGATCAAAGAAGCTTTCGATTCTTTTGAAATGCTACCTAATGAATTAGCTATGACATGTACTCACGCTTGAATGTTATTATCAATGAGATAAATGCAATAGGTTTGACCAAGCTAACCAATGCGGACGTCACAAGAAAGATCATCCACATTCTTCCCAAGGACAAGTACACATCCATCATCACCTACTTCCACTTGTTTGAAGATATGAACAAATGGAGGCCAACAAAAGTCTTGAACAAGATCATTGCTCAAGAGCTATCCATGAAGATTAGCAAAATTCCTTCTCCCTCAAATCAAGATGTTGGTGCATCAAGCAAAAAAGAGAAggacaaggaaaagaaaagtgaAGATAAGCAAGAATCTTCCACATCAAGCAAGAAAGCTCAAGCATCAAGTTCAAGCTCAAGCTCAAGTGAAGCTTCAAGTTCAAAGtgataaagaagaagagagggacGATGAGGCGGAAGATGAAGAGCAAGAAAGCTCAAGAGCAAGCATCAAGTTCAAGCTTAAGGTCAAGTGAAGCTTCAAGTTCaagtgatgaagaagaagagagtgATGATGAGCTGTTTCGTCGTGCCGagagtttgccttctctacctcatttaccaTCCGTATTTCTTTTTGCACTTACATTCCTCGTTTACCTTTCCTAAAATTGCCATGTGTAGgttataggattggaacctaggatgcacatctagatagaaattggaaTAAGTTTTTATATGTGTTTGGAGCCTTAGTTTTTAGAACACCCAGCTCACCTTCTCTTAGGGTATCATGGTCCCTTCGGTAGGTACCTAGGTACATACCTCtgtcaagcccccgagcaatgtggaGCTGAACAGTGGCTTGATGAGGGACGAGGCCAAAGAGATCCCCAATTGAAGTTACTCTAGCCTCGTTTGGAACCACAGTCATCATGCAGtgcggggagggagaggggacgACCACGAATAATCCTGCCGAACAGGTCACGGTCACAGTGGTACCTCCCCGTGAGACCCGTGCCCCACCGCGAGTTGCCTTGGATCGAAACGTGCTCCCCTGCCCCTTTCGCTTTTCCACTGATGCCTTGTGTCTCCCTCCCATTCACCTCTCGCTCGCGCTAGGGTTCGCCCCTgcccgccccccctcccccccccccgggcTACGCCCTCACCGAGGTCTACTGTCGCTCCCATCGCAAATCCGGTGCCTCTGTCCACCACACAACCAACGCCAGCCAAGATGGAGGCTAGGGGACCGCAGGCGTAGGCGCCGGCCTGCCAACAGGGCAGCGCGACCAGCATGGAGAGAGGGAGGCGCAACACTGTGGGTGGGCAGGCGGGTGATGCCGAGACGCGgcaaggagggagggaggcgatgTGGCAACTAATGGGTATTGTTTGAAGTGGCGTAAAACACTACTATTGATTGTCTTGACTACTAATTATTTTATCAAAATTTGTATTTTACAAACTTCATAAATATTGTCAAAATCATCTTTTGCTCATACTCATGAATCAAATGAGCTATCATTAGCCACAAGGGCACATATGTCATTTTACACTCAGAACACATAATTAACTACAAATAATGAGGTTGCCAAACTCCCAACTTATCCAACCAGCGGATTCTCTCGACAACAGATTCTCATTAAATTCAGATTTTCAGATGATTCTCAGATAACCTCAGACAAACAAAACCTCTATTGTCGGTTGAAGTTACTCTGTCATCATGCTGCcaagaggctgcgcagtgctccaAAAAATCATCCTTGGATTGCAACGGAAGCACTCCTGACCGCACCCGTTGACACTAGCCCACCAAGACTCGAGTTGCTTAGAATAAACAAATCGAGGGTCAAAAAGTCCATCTTGAACCGAACCATCTGCATCTTCAGAAGGGGTATAGAGGGAGTCATAAGACGCCCTCCATATTGGAGCAGCCCCCCAGCCTTAGTGATTAGGataatcaattcaagggtcAAGAAAAGGCCACAGGTTTCAGCACATGATTCTTACCCAATTTTGTTTTTCAGGAGAAATTGATCATAGATTAACATGCCTTCGAACGACAGAAGTACACCAAATTTAACCTTGTTGACAACAGAAACTTCCCAATTTCTCAGACCAACGAAAGAACGATACAATTGACATGGAATAATCCCAGTCAACATCAGGTCAGTTCGACCTAAAGCGACAGAAAATCAGCTGTTATACAGAGGCAGTAAACAATGAAATGAATTAGACTCCTAATGCCGACTAATTCCGCAACCAATGGAATCTGATGCAATTATTCGATTAGCATCCCCTTCAAATTGCCGTCAGAGAAGAAACCTGTACTTGTGCATAAGCAGTTAGAAGTTATGTactgttcttctttttcttatcACAGGAATGGCCAGTCTTCCTCTTGTGACGACTGAAATCCGACACAAACCGGAATGTCTGAGTGCAGCCAGGTTCTGTGCATGCATATGGGCGCACCCCCGTATGCACCCTCATGTGCTCTGTCCTCGCCCATGGCCACTTGAATGTCTTCTTGCAGCCTGTGAATGAACACATGAGCGGCCTCTCATCCAGGTGGACTTTGCGGTGCTGAAGCAAATATTTGTGGCAGAAGAATTTCTTCTTGCATCCCTTTACAGGACAAATGTCTCGCTTATGTAACGCCAAGTCCTGCTGGGTGCTGAAGCTCATATCACACCCTTCTATATCACAAGAAAATTTTGCTCCTTTATCTCCATTGCGCAAACCATCACTTGCTGGATGTTTACTAGCTTTTTTCTTACCGCTTTGCATCTTGGATTTCACTTTAACATCATCAGCCTTTTCTTTTGGAATTTCTTCCCATTTATCTATTGTGGCTTTGTCTCTATGGCACACATCTGTGTCACAAGAAAATTTTGCTTCATTATCTCCATTGTGCAAACCATCACTTGTCTGGCATTTGCTGGCCTTTTTCTTACCACTATGCATTTTGCCTCTAGATTTTACTTTCACATCATTTGTTTTCTGTTGAACTCCATCCCAGTTTTCTTGTGTGGCTTCATCtccattatcttcatgaagcaAATCTACATTGTTATCTTTGCTGTGCTTTTCTTGAAACTGCCGATTTGTCTTATCATTCTTGTGCTTCTTAGTACTAACTTTCTTAACCATCTTTTGCAATCTCTTTTCTACATTTGACAAATCATCACTTGCCTTGCACTTGCTGGATTTTTTCTTACTACCTTGCAGTTGAGTATCAGATTTCACTTTTACAACATCAAGTCCTTGTGGCGGACTGTTATCACAGTCGCCTACTGTGGTGTTTTCTGTGCTATCTATACCAAGCCTGTAGTCATGGTCATCACTGTCATTGTGTCGCTCATAAAAGTTGTTGTTTCTCTTATCATCCTTTCTCCTTTTAGAACTTGAGTTCTTGTTGGTCTTTTCTGATTCATGTTGATGTTGCAGAGTTTTCTGTGCATCCtcattttcattttcatctCCATCTGATTCATGTTTTCCATGATCATCAAAATTTCTAGGCTGGTCAAAAGTAGCTACATCGGAAGCAGTGTATCTCTTCTTTTTGGCTCTCTCAACAGAGTCCCCCTCTTTTCTTCTCGATACTCTTTTAGATAGGCTTCGGTTGATCAGGCTAGTAGATCTTGCTGATGGTTCTTGTATTCTGTCATAGGAATTAACAGAGACCATCGCTTTGCTGTAAACCATGTCATGATCCTGTTCTTCCCGCTCACGATCTAAAAGTGGATGAACCTGGTTTGACATCCAAATTTTGCCACACCACGATCCAGCCACTTTTTTCTTTGTTGTGCCTGATCGCTGTCGTTCATCTGTCAAGCTGTCTGGATTTTCCTGGGCAAATGCCTTGTAAATGATGGAGTTGTATGGTACTTGCTTGCTGTAAAGTGGAGATTTGCTCTGTTTGGCACTGTAATATATGTTGATACCCATTTTTACTGCCCAGTCACTGCTTGTGGGTTCAGCATCTTCATCCTGCAGAGCCAATCGAATTCTTCCAATGTCTTCATCTGTTGCATTTTTGAAAGTGATATCTTTCCAAGCATGCTTCATACCAAGTTCTTCTGCTATAACTTTTGCTGCTGACTCCGCTTTAGGGTATTCTGCAAATGCATTGTGAATTAGCAATGAAGAAATTCCATGCTGTAAATGATTGCAGGATTAAGACATCCCTTTAAAAATATTACTGTCCACTCTAACAAGGCATCAACAGCGATAACTCAAAGAATGGGAACATTATTTTTACGTGTAACCCATATTCCCACAAACAAAGATAAATGTGGTCTATTTCAAAACAAGATCTGGAAGCACAGAGAATTTTGATGTACCGCCTCCTTGCACTATACGGAACCCCTAAAAAGGGACCTAGACCTCAGTCTCATTTGCTGGGTTCCATTGATCTAATTTTCTTTGTTGTCAATAATATTATGATATGATAACTACTGGAATGATTAAACAAAATAAGATATCAGttatcacaaataattctttcACTGAAATATTGTCCTTCAtaattatttcatgcagttcaTGTTTGCTGATACTGATATTACCACCATATATTAGTAACATCAATACTTTTTCATTGTCAGAATCATCAAACCTGTATGCAACCAATCAGTCTAACATGATGAAACACTTGGGGCTTGTTCGGTTGGAAGAGGATTGGAGGAGGTTGGGAGGGATTAAATCCCTTACAAGTCAAAATCCCCCTCAATCCCCtttgtggggggggggggggggggggggggggagattAACCAAACAAGGCCTTAAGGGTAAATAAGAGAGGAAATGCCCAAGGAACTTTGCAGAAACTAGAGAAACAGTGCAAATACCTGGATGGCACAAAAGCACGATATTAGCACCACCAAATTGTTGAAGTCGTGTCCAAGTCTCCAAAGCATGTTCTAGACAAAACACATGCATTCTGCAAGAATCTTTGCTGTACTTGAGCAAAGTCAGGGCATCTGGTTCCATTGCACCTTTAGCTCTGCTAAAACTAGTACTTAAAGAAGCTTTTACACCTGGCGCAGTTGGATCATCATCCAAATCAAGATATGTTGACCACTGATCATATGCAGTTAGTGACTCTCCCAGATCTGCAAGATGGGTCATATCTGTTTCAATACTAGCCTGAGTCATAGCAATACTCATATTCTCTACTGGTTTCATTGGAGATACTGTTGCTCTGGAATCACATCCCTCTTCATACAAGTGCAAATTTGTATTTTGATACTGAACTGATGTTCCTGAGGACTGAATATTTGTAATTCCATTTACTGCATCATTGTTTGCACTATTGTTTGATATATTATCAGGTGCTTCCGCTTCCTCATCAGAATCTGATGATTCATAAGCAGAAGCCAGGAGCCCAAGAGCAGAAGCGCATCCATGGGTGCTGCTGGTGTACAGCTGTCTACACCGATCGGAAACTCGGGCTGAACTCATGTTGTGTATTCTATTATCATCTGTTTCAGAAGAATGCCCTGTTGAAAAAAGCCATTATATTTACACCATGGCCCCCAAAGTATACAGAAGAAAAATGACTTCATCATTACAATAAAAATTCTCATGAGCATTGCAATCTGATGCCTTCGGTCAAACAAAGTATGAAGACAACACCTAAAAACCTTAGAGAAACACCATTGCAATCTATTGAATCTTAAAGCATAAGAGGAAAGTGATTACAAATTTACAACTGAATTAAACTACTTAAAAAGATAAATAACTCAGAAACAAGTAACATAATTCACTGAAACATTCACCCTACAATTCATTCCCCAAAAGAAAATCCTATTTATAATAAGGTGCAAGAAAAATATGCATCAACCAAACAATTTTAAGTTTAACCGATAATATTTTATGAATATTAACATCGTCTATATGAAAATGATATGCGTATCTGGTAGGTTTGTCTAGGAAACTACTTTAACAATACACTAAATTATTGGGTTTTATGAATACAATAGAGCCGGTGGTCAATGATATTTTGACAACAGTGCCACTGTCAAAAAATGACTCTCTTCTggagctttgttacaatgcttttaaagtaccagtggtacttgcaggtactttcctttcttccttcttaccaaaaaagaattaaatagatttacacatattaaaagggcatcatagtaatttctcactatttttggtacttggtcccaccaaattggtacttctttttaggtacttcatggtacttcctttgtttccaccatTCCGGATtgacggctctcatttttttcaagcactctaaaatttctaaTCTGAGTTTTATTGGAGGGGGTTATTGAACTAGAAAAATTGGCAGATCCATCTCCTTTCATAATGCAAGAAGTGAATGACAGCAATAGCAATTCATGTATGAATTTTCTGTTTTTACATACCATTTGACCAAAAGAATAAAAGAGGACAAGTGATATATACCAGATCAAAAAGTAGTACCACCAATTTCACTATTCAAAACAAATATGTGAAACAGGGAAGGGTGGATAATGATAGAAGGTAAAAGGGATATGTTGAGAACAGGGTATTAATAGTACAGGTAAGATCCAAGGCTCCCTAACCTTGTGGAGGAACAGTCGTTATCCAATTTGAGGTATCATTTGATTTCATAATTTCTCCATGTTTTGCACTTGATGACATGCACTCCTGAGAAATTACATATTGGACTGCTGCTTCTTTAGGTTGAATGATGGCTACACAAGCATAGCTTAATATGCCACACTGAACACATGGCAACCGCCCTTGATCTAAGAGCCCACATCCTTGATGTGATCCACCTTTTTCAATTACTCCACTCTGAATCTCTGAATTCAATAAGAGAGCGCTGCTGTTAACCATTCCAAATTTTGTTTCATAGAGCTTTCTTCCGTTACATGCAGAGGATGTGGTTGCACTTGATGATTGTGACTCGCTCATTTTTTCAAACCCTTTGATTTCATCTATTGCATTGCCATAAGCAAGCATATCTTCAGCCTTTTTCTGGCTAATACTACAGGTACCAGCAATCAACCCTTGCTTAACAGTGACTTCAGGTGCCATACTTGTAGGAAATGATGGAAGGGGAAATTTAATCTCCGGGATAATTACACAAGAACTCTTATCAAGAAGGATGCTAAGAAAATTGTTGTTTTCGATCACACTTCCAACAAATGTTTCTTTGATCATTATTTCACcttcattcttcttcttgtccCTTAGACGAGAGCTTCTGGGCACACCATGAGAATCCTTAAGTTCCCTATAAAAGGCAAATGTCATTTCAAAATAAATTCATTTCCACTTACATGATAATTCTGGGAATCACACAAACAGAATTGCTATTTGATATCCAGTTTTTACAGGCTGTGCTGAAACTAATGGGTCTAGTTTAAATAGATTAAATCAAAATGCATACATCCTGAATTATAAAGTATGACAAAATATATAGTTACTTCTGAATTAACTATGTAAAATATATAAAGAGGATGCCACCCTCCCCAATGTTCTTATAAAATCAAAATGTTTTAAAACAGCAACAATTGAGCTTATATTTATTGCAGGCACACCTTGGACGTAATGATAGTGCTAGCTCATAGAGCAGCTGATAATGAGACACCAGTGGACCACAATTTGTGGAAGCCCTCCTGATCGCAGCTTCTTTAGCCACTTGCAACCAGCGAGGCGTTGCAATATTTGTTGCTTCTCCACAATTAAATCCTGTGCAACAGGGATAGTGAAATAAATTCATCGTTGCATTCAGAGGAGTGATCTTTAACTCCAAAACAAGAACTACGACTCCTAACTGTTCAGAAGAACGCACATGAAATGGCAAACTATTAAGCGCAACAGTTATCTGGCAGTTTGAATGGATATCAACTTGCAGAATGAATGGTACAACTTACCAATGAGCTCTCTCTCATTCTTTTCAACAATTTTGAGCAATTATCTATTACAACAGATGTACCATGTGCAAATGTGAGTGTTTTCCATTAGAAAGAGAATCTACTATTTCCACTATaattaacaaaaaaaactaTTCAAATTAGATCTGGTAGTTTGAATGGATAGCGTTAACTTGCAGTAATGAAATAGTACACCTTAGCAATGAGCCCTTGCACAATCCTTTCAACAATATAGAGTGATTCTCTTCTGTAAAATTGATGTACCATGTGCAAATGTGAGAGATTTAACCctttaagttagaaaatgaaACTGCTATTTTCCACTATAATTAAAAAAACACAACTACCCATGAACACTTTGTATCATAGACCTGGAATTGCAAGGCTTCTTAGGTTAACTGAAAATTGTAACTCTTCCTCACAATAGTCAGTGAAAGGACTGGATCACACTGACATATAGGAGCAAACAGATAGCTAGTCCAAGGAAGATCATAGTAACCCGATAAGTGCATTATATGAATATGGACATGTTAGATGGTTTACCATGGCTAAAACCAGAATGATAAGCTCCAGGGAACGTGATAATAAATTCACCAGGGTTTTGTACCAATCTGCTTTGGAGAAGTATCTATCAATCATTATACCCAGTACTCAAAATAATGGCCAAGAATGAATGCCAAAGAAAATAATGTTAAGAAACATAGTAACACCTGCAGCAAGGAACTCCAGCAGAAAGAAGAACTTCAGGAGACAAGACAGTTGTCTTCTCATTTAGTGTTTGAAAGGCCACTGCACGAGATAAGCAAGCCATCAGCATATTTTTCTCTGCAGAGTTAAGAAAATTGAAGCATTCATACAAAAAGTAATACCTAAACTAGTTACTTTAAAAAGCGTAATCGTTATTTCAGTTAAACATCAATTTTACACAACAGAATCATGTGAAAAAAGAATTAAGAATTACAGCCGTCAAGAATTCTTATAATCACATGCCCACTACACAATCTGAAGAAGAAATATAAGTCCTACGATCAATCACCATACAGGGAGACCTAAAACTAGTACATCTTTATGTCTAAATCAAAATGCCTCAGCCCAAAGTAAACAGTTTCTCATGTCAAACAGAAAATAAAAGTGCTCTAAGTTCTTAAAAATGTTCAATTGCCTCACTtaatcttctgaaattttaGTTTCAGTATGGTAGGTGCCACTTGGTTTCATCTGTCAGTAAAGGTCATGAAAGAATGGCATGGCAAGAGGGGTGATGGAATTAATTGTAAATCTGGTTAGCTAACAGAGAGAAGAGGGCCAAACACCATGCTCGAAGGGAATTAGGGCATTAGAAAGCGGGATCAACTAACAACAAAGTCTATCAGTCCcgagcaagttggggtaggctagagatAATGGCCAACATGAACCACCTGTGGGAAAAAGAACTTATATAAAAAGTACAAAAGGCGTGAATAATAGTAAAATTATCAGGGGATGTGAAACCTTGTTCATGATTTTGGAACATGGATAGCGGTTTTCCACGCGCTTTTATCCAAGGACAATTCTCTGGGTGTATTCCACACTTTCAAGTATCTTTTTTACCACCTCCTCCCATATCAGGTTCAGTTGACCCTGCCTCTCTTTAAATTATTGTCGTCCCTTAGGATCCTGCTATGCACCAGCTCATGGTTTAGGCACATGGATATCTGATTTCCATGGGCTTCTATCCAAGGACAATTCTCTGGGTGTATTCCACCCTTTCAAGTTCCTTTTCTACCACCTCCTCCCATTTCAGGTTCGGTTGACCCAGCCTCTCCTTACATAATTGTCATCCCTTAGGATCTTGCTATGCACAGGTGCCTCTGGAGGCCTCCGTTGGATATGTTCAAACCATCTAAACTGGTGTTTTTGTTAAgattttcttcaattggtgctacccctaccCTATCACGTATATTGTTGTTTTGAACTCGGTTCTTTTTGtgtgattacaaatccaacatAACAATATAACATATGCATTTCCGTTAAACATGTCGCGCTTTAGTAGGCTCCTAATACTCTATACATACAACATTAAATCACCCTTCTATAGAACTCACTCTTTAGTTTCTATGGCACCTTCTCATTATAGAGAATGCCAGATGTCTGGCACTATGTCATCCACCCTGTTCTAATTGTATGGCTAACATCTTCAATGATTTCATCATCTCTCTGTATCCAAACATTTAAAGGCATCCATCTTGCAGTACCTGACCTTCCAAACCAACATATCTTTCCTCATGTCTAGTATCACTGAAGTCACACCTCGCATACTAAGTGTAGTTCTGCTAAGTCTAAATCCTTCCAATTCTGGAGTCCTTCATCGTAACTCCAATTCCTATTTACAAAGAGATACCAACTAAAGGTTGAGATTAGGAATTTGGACTAACAAATACAAATTCAGTTTTGCTGGAATCTTCAACTTGTAGCTTTTTACAGGGCTAGGTTGCCTTAAACCGACAGATTTCAACTTTATCTGTAACAAGTTAACCTAAACAAATGGACTACCACAGATAAGATCCTGACTCCTGAGTCACCTCAACCTCTAAAGTTCAACTGCCAAATCAAATCGACATATCAAAACTTGAACGAACTAATACATAATAGGCAATCTAGTGTGCTGCTACTGCCTTGCATTACAGTAATTgctgtgcagctgcagctgcctaAACCCCATCCACAAAACAGTTAGATGTTTTGGTAAGTAAACAAAACAGAAACAAAGTTCACAAACTTCAGGATGATATGCCTTATTGAATTGTATCACTTAACCGTTCCagattttccttttgaattgGAAGGATTCGGCACACTGCTACATAAACAGAGGTACCCTGAAGAAAAAGTTGACCTTAGACTTTGCTGGTCAAAGAGAAAAGCCAAAAGTTCATAAGCTTTCTCCAACCATAGATTTTACTAAAAGGTACTGATGTCTGCTTGGTTTACATCCCATTGTAATGTCAGAATGTCTCATTTGGTGCAGAGGTTCAGACATGCTAACAGACAGTTCACCTTCTTCTAAGTTCCCTTCTTTTGCAAGAAACCAAagcattgcaatttgcaaaagcaTGGAGAAACAGGACACTCATTGAAGGACACATCCGTGTACATGCAGTATACTCTGACATAAGATTCAATCAAGTCATTCTGAAGTAAAGATCAGTTAGGTAAGCAAACAGCGTTTACTTCTCTTGCCAAAATATCCTCCCTAAAACCTGTTACATGCTACTCCTGTCTCCCCATTTCTACGCCCAAACTCTTCCCTGATGTATGAACCCTTCCCTGGCATCCCTGCCTCCATGTGGTCAGGAAGTAGTGCCCTATCCTGATCAAGTCTGCCACAGCTCAATTCAGTTTTTAATTTTCAGCTTCAATCAGCACTCCAATCAGAACCTCCAGTACTGAAAATAGCTTATTGATCGATTCCTACTAAAGGGCATTGATTTCCTCAAGTCATAAACTTGCATTACTAAAGGGCACTGGTTTCTGCTTAATTTACACGGCATTGGAAATGTAAGATGACTCAATTGGAGTCACTGACACCATTTCAGTTTATCTTTCCTTTTGAAGAAACATGTTTTGGCACAGTGCTGTATAGTCATATTGGACGTGCAGTCACATAGACAACGGCACCATGGAGGAAAAGGTTTTCACTTTGCCAGTAAGAAGAAAGCAGAAAAGACTCAAATAGAAATGCTACGCATCTATGCAAGAAACCAAAGCGTAAAAGGGGCAAAAGAGGGAGGGCACGCACTGATGGCGTTGAGGTCGTCGGCGTAGCCGTGCACACGGACGGCGTCCTCGAAGGCGAGCATGGCGTCTCGGGGCACGCCGTACCAGGTCTTGGGCTTGCCGAAGTGGAGGTAGTTGAGGCTGTGCAGCTCGTGGTCCTCCACGTGCCACGCGAACCAGCTGTAGAGCATCGCCACGTACAGCATCGGCGTCGTCACGCCGGCCACGTCCCGGCCCATCGCCCGCAGCAGCGAaccgcgggcgcggggggccaGCCGCATGTTCCACTCCGTCTCCCCGACGTCCCTCGCCGCCAGGGCtgcattgccgccgccgccctctttCGGCGCCGCGAAGCCGGAGCCCGGCATGTCGTTGCCGTACTCGACGTTGAACGGCCTCGCGGCGCAGGCGCCCCAGAAGAGCGCCTCCAGCTGGAGCTGCGTCGCGTGCTTGGGCGGCACCGCGTGCCTCGGGAGCTCGATGTCGCGCGCCTTGGCGCGGAAGGCCTCCAGCGTGTAGCGCTCGCCGCTCTCCCAGACGCGGCGGCTCGCGGGGCGGCGATTCTTGGTGGAAAAGCCCACCTGCTGGAGCCGGGTCGGGAAGGtgggcgccggggccgcgccgtcgacgccggcggcggcggccgcattGGCGGCGAAGGAGGCCTTGAGGCGCTCGACCGTGgcctcccgcggcggcggcgcgagcggggGCACGATCTTGCAGATGCCGTAGCGGGAGGCCTCGGCCTCGATCTTGAGGATGTAGGCGATGGGGTCCACGAactcggcggcggtggggtggtACTCCGGCGCCACGGGCAGGTTGCGCAACCACTCCGGCGtctccaccgccggcggcgacatggcggcggcggcggggagcacgAAGAGGTCAGGGGGGCCTTCCTCAGGCGAGGACTCGCATTTGGGAGGGGCGATTTGGGGAATTGGCTCTCGCTGACTA harbors:
- the LOC117848306 gene encoding lysine-specific demethylase JMJ705 codes for the protein MSPPAVETPEWLRNLPVAPEYHPTAAEFVDPIAYILKIEAEASRYGICKIVPPLAPPPREATVERLKASFAANAAAAAGVDGAAPAPTFPTRLQQVGFSTKNRRPASRRVWESGERYTLEAFRAKARDIELPRHAVPPKHATQLQLEALFWGACAARPFNVEYGNDMPGSGFAAPKEGGGGNAALAARDVGETEWNMRLAPRARGSLLRAMGRDVAGVTTPMLYVAMLYSWFAWHVEDHELHSLNYLHFGKPKTWYGVPRDAMLAFEDAVRVHGYADDLNAIMAFQTLNEKTTVLSPEVLLSAGVPCCRLVQNPGEFIITFPGAYHSGFSHGFNCGEATNIATPRWLQVAKEAAIRRASTNCGPLVSHYQLLYELALSLRPRELKDSHGVPRSSRLRDKKKNEGEIMIKETFVGSVIENNNFLSILLDKSSCVIIPEIKFPLPSFPTSMAPEVTVKQGLIAGTCSISQKKAEDMLAYGNAIDEIKGFEKMSESQSSSATTSSACNGRKLYETKFGMVNSSALLLNSEIQSGVIEKGGSHQGCGLLDQGRLPCVQCGILSYACVAIIQPKEAAVQYVISQECMSSSAKHGEIMKSNDTSNWITTVPPQGHSSETDDNRIHNMSSARVSDRCRQLYTSSTHGCASALGLLASAYESSDSDEEAEAPDNISNNSANNDAVNGITNIQSSGTSVQYQNTNLHLYEEGCDSRATVSPMKPVENMSIAMTQASIETDMTHLADLGESLTAYDQWSTYLDLDDDPTAPGVKASLSTSFSRAKGAMEPDALTLLKYSKDSCRMHVFCLEHALETWTRLQQFGGANIVLLCHPEYPKAESAAKVIAEELGMKHAWKDITFKNATDEDIGRIRLALQDEDAEPTSSDWAVKMGINIYYSAKQSKSPLYSKQVPYNSIIYKAFAQENPDSLTDERQRSGTTKKKVAGSWCGKIWMSNQVHPLLDREREEQDHDMVYSKAMVSVNSYDRIQEPSARSTSLINRSLSKRVSRRKEGDSVERAKKKRYTASDVATFDQPRNFDDHGKHESDGDENENEDAQKTLQHQHESEKTNKNSSSKRRKDDKRNNNFYERHNDSDDHDYRLGIDSTENTTVGDCDNSPPQGLDVVKVKSDTQLQGSKKKSSKCKASDDLSNVEKRLQKMVKKVSTKKHKNDKTNRQFQEKHSKDNNVDLLHEDNGDEATQENWDGVQQKTNDVKVKSRGKMHSGKKKASKCQTSDGLHNGDNEAKFSCDTDVCHRDKATIDKWEEIPKEKADDVKVKSKMQSGKKKASKHPASDGLRNGDKGAKFSCDIEGCDMSFSTQQDLALHKRDICPVKGCKKKFFCHKYLLQHRKVHLDERPLMCSFTGCKKTFKWPWARTEHMRVHTGVRPYACTEPGCTQTFRFVSDFSRHKRKTGHSCDKKKKNST